A single window of Desulfobotulus pelophilus DNA harbors:
- a CDS encoding poly(R)-hydroxyalkanoic acid synthase subunit PhaE: MTNNQDSFPFSQSMQNWAENTGLFLRSLSGAWNNASRDFPRQAETMQQNMARTMAEGWEGMRKTMENWGQGMPKDGHNAFEPSDIAGQLEAANRFMQLFQKQTDFIQKRFMENAGKIGEVFETMETSGSGSELFHAWQEIYEKEIRKVFHIPQVGLGREYQERMMAALDRFSLFHGNAIELLHFLYVPMEQSFLQLQKDMEQMVAEGRIPEDQEDYYKLWLQKLESHYMELFRSPEYTSVLGKTLSAMGEFKSARDAMMEDSLQSIPVPTRSEMDELYKELYTLKKRVRELEKSSVPVT; encoded by the coding sequence ATGACAAACAATCAGGATTCTTTCCCTTTTTCTCAGTCCATGCAGAACTGGGCTGAAAACACAGGTCTTTTTTTGCGTTCTTTGTCAGGTGCATGGAATAACGCCTCCAGGGATTTTCCCAGACAGGCAGAAACCATGCAGCAGAATATGGCACGAACCATGGCAGAAGGCTGGGAAGGAATGCGTAAAACCATGGAAAACTGGGGGCAGGGTATGCCAAAAGATGGCCACAATGCGTTTGAACCGTCTGATATCGCAGGACAGCTAGAGGCCGCAAATCGTTTTATGCAGTTATTCCAGAAGCAAACGGATTTCATTCAAAAGCGTTTTATGGAAAACGCAGGAAAAATCGGCGAGGTTTTTGAAACCATGGAGACCAGCGGTTCGGGAAGCGAGCTTTTTCATGCGTGGCAGGAAATTTATGAAAAGGAAATCCGTAAAGTATTTCATATCCCACAGGTGGGCCTGGGGCGTGAATATCAGGAAAGAATGATGGCGGCGCTGGATCGTTTCAGTCTTTTTCACGGGAACGCCATTGAGCTGCTCCACTTTCTGTATGTTCCGATGGAGCAGAGCTTTCTTCAGTTGCAGAAGGACATGGAACAGATGGTTGCCGAAGGACGTATACCCGAAGATCAGGAAGACTACTATAAGTTATGGCTGCAGAAGCTTGAGTCCCATTACATGGAGCTCTTTCGGTCTCCGGAATACACTTCCGTTTTGGGAAAAACCCTTTCAGCCATGGGAGAATTCAAATCCGCAAGGGATGCCATGATGGAAGATAGCCTGCAGTCCATTCCGGTGCCCACCAGGTCTGAAATGGATGAGCTGTATAAAGAGCTGTATACCCTGAAGAAGCGGGTCCGCGAGCTGGAAAAAAGTTCCGTTCCGGTGACCTGA
- a CDS encoding metallophosphoesterase family protein, which produces MTASFAILSDIHGNLEALMQVLKDMKSMGIMKGISLGDNIGYGPCPNEVVATLLANNIPSVLGNHESGILTLSEQAWFNSSARQALMRTQELLTPATMDHIRKYPRYDSFCDCRFVHGCPPADIRTYLFEKDDEEMVQLFGFFEESICFVGHTHDLDRILWDGTTLHRNMSAESIHCLKKHERAIINCGSVGQPRDGDNRAKYIIYDPLERCFLIRKVPYDIQKTVSAILKAGLPKVYADRLW; this is translated from the coding sequence ATGACTGCTTCCTTTGCAATTTTATCCGACATTCACGGCAATCTCGAAGCCCTTATGCAGGTGCTCAAAGACATGAAGTCCATGGGTATTATGAAAGGCATAAGCCTGGGTGACAACATTGGATATGGTCCCTGCCCCAATGAAGTTGTTGCCACTCTTCTTGCCAACAACATTCCTTCGGTTCTGGGGAATCATGAATCCGGGATTCTTACCCTGTCGGAACAGGCATGGTTCAACTCTTCAGCCAGACAGGCCCTGATGCGAACACAGGAACTGCTCACCCCGGCAACCATGGACCACATTCGCAAGTACCCCAGATATGACTCCTTCTGCGACTGCCGTTTTGTCCATGGATGCCCCCCCGCAGATATACGCACCTATCTTTTTGAAAAAGATGACGAGGAAATGGTTCAGCTGTTCGGCTTTTTTGAGGAAAGCATTTGCTTTGTTGGACACACCCATGATCTGGATCGAATACTCTGGGACGGAACCACTCTTCACCGAAATATGTCTGCGGAGTCAATCCATTGTCTGAAAAAACATGAACGGGCCATCATTAACTGCGGCAGCGTAGGGCAGCCCAGAGATGGAGACAACAGAGCAAAATATATCATATATGATCCCCTTGAACGATGCTTTCTTATCCGGAAGGTTCCCTACGACATCCAAAAAACTGTCTCTGCTATCCTCAAAGCCGGACTCCCGAAGGTATATGCCGACAGACTATGGTAG
- the phaC gene encoding class III poly(R)-hydroxyalkanoic acid synthase subunit PhaC has translation MMDIGKLTDKFLTDLENNTEKSQAYLKDAVDVLLSSLDDRIAATPYEIVWQEDRVRLKHYRSTAKDKSRRKTPLLVVYALINRETMLDLQPGRSVVEKFLADGVDVYMLDWGYPTQKDKYLSIDDHVNIYMSDAIDFVCKQEKVAALNLMGICMGGTFCTIYAAIHPEKVKNLVLTVTPTSFGHEQGLLHVWMRDLDADSILKNYGNMPGDLMNFGFLLLNPARLMIDKYRSFLQNLGDKAFVENFIRMEKWIYDSPDVPGETFRQFIEDLYKKDLLIQNKLQIGAHRIDLGRVTMPVLNIYARFDHLVPPAASDQITSRVGSSDTRDVCLDTGHIGIYVSSKYQKEFVPTISQWLLERDAPADQMTLAEALQQSRPESAVDDKKTTEKNKSSSTSRKKAAAGKKNLSPDAKQKTVAGQV, from the coding sequence ATGATGGATATAGGCAAGTTAACGGATAAATTTCTCACAGATCTGGAAAACAACACGGAAAAATCTCAGGCTTACCTCAAAGACGCTGTTGATGTGCTGCTCAGCTCCCTTGATGACAGGATTGCAGCCACTCCCTATGAAATCGTCTGGCAGGAAGATCGTGTTCGCCTGAAACATTACAGGTCAACCGCTAAAGACAAGAGCCGTAGAAAAACTCCTTTGCTTGTGGTCTATGCCCTTATCAACCGTGAAACCATGCTGGACCTTCAACCCGGCCGCAGTGTTGTGGAAAAATTTCTTGCCGATGGTGTGGATGTGTACATGCTTGACTGGGGGTATCCTACCCAGAAGGACAAATATCTGAGTATTGATGATCATGTAAATATTTACATGAGTGATGCCATTGATTTTGTATGTAAGCAGGAAAAGGTTGCGGCTCTTAATCTGATGGGTATCTGTATGGGAGGTACATTCTGTACCATATATGCGGCCATTCACCCGGAAAAAGTAAAAAATCTTGTGCTAACGGTTACACCCACCAGCTTCGGTCATGAGCAGGGACTGCTCCATGTATGGATGAGGGATCTGGATGCGGATTCTATCCTGAAAAATTACGGCAATATGCCGGGAGATCTCATGAATTTTGGGTTTCTTCTTTTGAATCCTGCCCGTCTTATGATCGATAAGTACAGATCTTTTCTCCAGAATCTTGGTGATAAGGCCTTTGTGGAAAATTTCATCCGCATGGAAAAGTGGATCTACGACAGCCCGGATGTTCCCGGTGAAACCTTTCGTCAGTTCATAGAAGATCTCTATAAAAAAGACCTTTTAATTCAGAATAAATTACAGATAGGTGCCCACAGGATAGACCTCGGCAGGGTGACGATGCCTGTTTTGAATATTTATGCACGCTTTGACCATCTGGTGCCGCCTGCTGCCAGTGATCAGATTACCAGCCGGGTAGGCAGCAGCGATACGCGTGATGTCTGTCTGGATACGGGTCATATCGGTATTTATGTCAGCTCTAAGTACCAGAAAGAGTTTGTGCCGACCATTTCGCAATGGCTTCTGGAGAGGGACGCCCCGGCGGACCAGATGACCCTGGCCGAAGCGTTGCAGCAGTCCAGACCGGAAAGTGCTGTGGATGATAAAAAAACAACTGAAAAAAACAAAAGTTCCTCTACCTCCAGAAAAAAAGCCGCTGCCGGTAAAAAGAATCTAAGCCCTGACGCAAAGCAGAAAACAGTCGCAGGCCAGGTTTAA
- a CDS encoding MaoC family dehydratase, with protein MKGLSIDQISMGDSATFAKTISESDVYQFAGITGDLNPAHINEEYAKGTVFKSRIAHGMLSAGLISAVLGNRLPGPGTIYLKQELKFLAPVRIGDTITAKVEVTGILMEKNRVTLRTTCTNQDGTLVVDGEAFMSPPKA; from the coding sequence ATGAAAGGACTTAGCATCGATCAGATCTCCATGGGAGACAGCGCAACTTTCGCTAAAACTATTTCAGAATCAGATGTGTATCAGTTTGCTGGAATAACGGGTGATCTTAACCCTGCCCACATCAACGAAGAATACGCCAAGGGAACGGTTTTTAAAAGTCGCATTGCCCACGGTATGCTGAGTGCCGGTCTGATATCCGCCGTCCTCGGTAACCGCCTGCCAGGTCCTGGAACCATATATCTTAAGCAGGAACTGAAATTTCTTGCACCGGTTCGCATAGGAGATACAATTACTGCCAAAGTGGAAGTGACTGGAATTCTTATGGAAAAAAATCGTGTGACCTTGCGTACTACCTGTACCAATCAGGATGGAACCCTTGTGGTGGATGGAGAAGCGTTCATGAGTCCTCCTAAAGCATAG